In Candidatus Kaistella beijingensis, a genomic segment contains:
- the ychF gene encoding redox-regulated ATPase YchF, translated as MKCGIVGLPNVGKSTLFNCLSNAKAQSANYPFCTIEPNLGTVSVPDPRLFELEKLVNPERVLPAVVEIVDIAGLVKGASKGEGLGNQFLANIRECEAIIHVLRCFENGNIVHVEGTVDPMRDKEIIDIELQLKDLETLGKAVDKAKKFIKSGKKEDVLTYETLLNLQKFVEDGKNAREFPANDFEKSVIDEVHLLTKKPVLYVCNVDENSIKNGNEWIPKIEEMAKKEGAEVVVLAAQIEADINELETFEERQMFLEELGLEEPGVNRLIRKAYDLLHLQTYFTAGVKEVRAWTIGKGWTAPQAAGVIHTDFEKGFIRAEVIKYDDFVKYGTEAKVKEAGKMGVEGKEYIVQDGDVMHFRFNV; from the coding sequence ATGAAATGTGGAATCGTAGGTCTTCCCAACGTAGGAAAATCAACCCTTTTTAACTGTTTAAGCAATGCAAAAGCGCAGTCTGCAAATTATCCTTTCTGTACGATTGAGCCGAATTTAGGAACTGTTTCCGTTCCTGATCCAAGACTTTTCGAGTTGGAAAAGTTGGTTAATCCTGAAAGAGTTTTGCCCGCTGTTGTAGAAATAGTGGACATTGCAGGTTTGGTGAAAGGCGCTTCGAAAGGAGAAGGTTTGGGAAATCAGTTTTTGGCAAACATCCGCGAATGTGAAGCGATTATCCATGTTTTGAGATGTTTCGAAAACGGAAATATTGTTCACGTGGAAGGTACGGTTGATCCGATGCGCGACAAAGAAATCATCGATATCGAACTTCAGTTGAAGGATTTGGAAACTTTAGGAAAAGCGGTTGACAAAGCAAAAAAGTTCATCAAATCAGGAAAAAAAGAAGATGTTTTGACTTACGAAACTTTATTAAATCTTCAAAAATTTGTAGAGGACGGAAAAAATGCTAGAGAATTTCCAGCCAATGATTTTGAAAAATCGGTAATTGACGAAGTTCATTTGTTGACAAAAAAACCGGTTCTTTACGTGTGTAACGTGGATGAAAACTCCATCAAAAACGGAAACGAATGGATTCCGAAAATTGAAGAAATGGCAAAAAAAGAAGGCGCAGAAGTAGTTGTTCTAGCCGCTCAAATCGAAGCCGACATTAATGAACTGGAAACTTTTGAAGAAAGGCAAATGTTCCTGGAAGAACTTGGTTTGGAAGAACCAGGCGTGAACCGATTGATTAGAAAGGCGTACGATTTGTTGCATCTTCAAACGTATTTCACGGCGGGAGTAAAGGAAGTTCGAGCTTGGACTATTGGTAAAGGTTGGACTGCGCCGCAAGCAGCAGGAGTGATTCACACCGATTTCGAAAAAGGATTTATCCGTGCAGAAGTAATTAAATACGATGATTTCGTAAAATACGGAACAGAAGCAAAAGTGAAAGAAGCAGGAAAAATGGGTGTTGAAGGAAAGGAATATATCGTTCAAGACGGCGATGTGATGCATTTCAGATTCAACGTATAA
- a CDS encoding TIGR00266 family protein translates to MNNHEIDYKIHGEEMQCVEIELDPSESVISEPGSFMMMTEGIQMQTMFGDGNEKGLMGKIFSAGKRMLTGENLFMTVYTNNSQQKRQVSFAAPYSGKIIPLDLAQLGGKVICQKDSFLCAAKGVSVGIELQKKLGTGLFGGEGFIMQKLEGDGMTFVHSGGHVIEKQLQPGEILKIDTGCIVAFTKDVDYDIQFVGGIKNTIFGGEGLFFAQLRGPGKVWIQTLPISRLASRILQYGTTKKGEQGSVLGGLGNLLDGDGF, encoded by the coding sequence ATGAACAACCACGAAATTGATTACAAAATCCACGGAGAAGAAATGCAGTGCGTAGAAATAGAACTAGATCCGAGTGAAAGCGTCATTTCTGAACCGGGAAGTTTTATGATGATGACGGAAGGAATACAAATGCAGACGATGTTTGGGGATGGAAACGAAAAAGGTTTGATGGGAAAAATTTTCTCTGCAGGAAAAAGAATGTTGACGGGGGAAAACCTTTTCATGACTGTTTACACCAACAATTCCCAACAAAAAAGACAGGTTTCTTTCGCCGCTCCATATTCTGGAAAAATTATTCCGTTGGATTTGGCTCAACTTGGCGGAAAAGTGATTTGTCAGAAAGACAGTTTTCTTTGTGCTGCAAAAGGCGTTTCCGTAGGTATTGAACTTCAGAAAAAATTGGGAACCGGTCTTTTCGGCGGTGAAGGTTTTATTATGCAAAAATTGGAAGGAGACGGAATGACTTTCGTTCACAGCGGAGGTCATGTCATTGAAAAACAGCTTCAACCAGGAGAAATTCTGAAAATTGATACCGGTTGTATCGTGGCTTTCACCAAAGATGTTGATTATGATATTCAGTTTGTTGGTGGAATTAAAAATACCATTTTCGGAGGTGAAGGTTTGTTCTTCGCGCAGCTTCGCGGTCCTGGAAAAGTTTGGATTCAAACGCTGCCAATTTCTCGTTTAGCGAGTAGAATTCTTCAGTATGGAACCACCAAAAAAGGAGAGCAGGGAAGTGTTCTAGGTGGATTGGGAAATCTTCTCGATGGCGACGGATTTTAG
- a CDS encoding DNA topoisomerase IV subunit B: MSENTTVNYTDDNIRTLDWQEHIRLRPGMYIGKLGDGSSADDGIYILLKEIIDNSIDEFVMKSGKRIEIKIDEGKATIRDYGRGIPLGKVVDAVSKMNTGGKYDSKAFKKSVGLNGVGTKAVNALSDYFKVKSVRDGKVKMAEFSKGIITEDFKETESTDRNGTEITFIPDSTIFTHFKFRKEYIEKMLKNYCYLNPGLKIVFNGETYFSENGLKDLLQEEIEGDILYPVIHLKDEDIEVAITHSDKSQSETYFSFVNGQNTTQGGTHLNAFREAYVKTIREFFNKNFEAADIRKSIIAAVSIKVIEPVFESQTKTKLGSNEMEPGKETVRTFITNFLKNKLDNFLHQNQEIAEAIHRKIIISERERKELSGIQKLARERAKKVSLHNKKLRDCRQHYNDQKALRKAETMIFITEGDSASGSITKSRDVETQAVFSLKGKPLNCYGLTKRVVYENEEFNLLQAALNIEDSLEDLRYNHVIIATDADVDGMHIRLLMITFFLQFFPDLIKNGHLYILQTPLFRVRNKKETRYCYSEPERIKALEELGRNPEITRFKGLGEISPDEFKHFIGKDIRLEPVVIGKDQTIDQLLEFYMGKNTPDRQTFILENLVVEDPDIDKKQVLSDAE, encoded by the coding sequence ATGAGCGAAAACACTACTGTAAATTATACCGACGACAACATCAGAACCCTCGATTGGCAGGAACATATCCGTCTTCGTCCCGGAATGTACATCGGAAAACTGGGTGATGGTTCTTCTGCGGACGATGGGATTTACATTTTGCTCAAAGAAATCATCGACAATTCCATTGACGAATTTGTGATGAAATCCGGAAAAAGGATTGAAATCAAAATTGATGAAGGCAAGGCAACGATTCGTGATTACGGCCGTGGAATTCCCTTAGGGAAAGTAGTTGACGCCGTTTCCAAAATGAATACCGGAGGGAAATATGACTCGAAAGCGTTCAAAAAATCGGTAGGTTTAAATGGAGTAGGAACAAAGGCAGTGAATGCACTTTCCGATTATTTCAAGGTAAAATCTGTTCGTGATGGAAAAGTGAAAATGGCTGAATTCTCTAAAGGAATTATCACCGAAGATTTCAAAGAAACTGAATCTACAGACCGAAACGGAACTGAAATTACCTTCATTCCGGATTCAACAATTTTTACTCATTTCAAGTTCAGAAAAGAGTACATCGAGAAGATGCTTAAAAACTATTGCTACCTGAATCCAGGTTTGAAAATAGTTTTCAATGGCGAAACCTATTTTTCAGAAAATGGTTTGAAGGATTTGCTTCAGGAAGAAATTGAAGGCGACATTCTATATCCCGTAATTCATTTGAAAGATGAAGATATTGAAGTGGCGATTACCCATTCCGACAAGTCACAGTCTGAAACCTATTTTTCTTTCGTCAACGGACAAAATACAACACAAGGTGGAACTCACTTGAATGCTTTCAGAGAAGCTTATGTAAAAACAATCCGTGAGTTTTTCAACAAAAATTTTGAGGCTGCGGATATCAGAAAATCCATCATTGCAGCAGTTTCTATTAAAGTCATCGAACCTGTTTTTGAATCTCAAACGAAAACAAAATTAGGTTCCAATGAAATGGAGCCGGGAAAAGAAACGGTGCGGACTTTCATCACCAATTTCCTTAAAAATAAACTCGATAATTTCCTGCATCAAAACCAAGAAATTGCAGAAGCGATTCACCGCAAAATCATTATCTCTGAAAGGGAAAGAAAGGAACTTTCGGGAATCCAAAAATTGGCAAGAGAACGCGCCAAAAAAGTATCGCTTCACAACAAAAAACTTCGTGATTGCAGACAGCATTACAACGACCAAAAAGCGTTGAGAAAGGCGGAAACCATGATCTTCATTACCGAAGGTGATTCTGCGTCCGGTTCCATCACAAAATCGCGTGATGTAGAAACTCAGGCGGTTTTTTCATTGAAAGGAAAGCCTTTGAACTGTTATGGTTTAACGAAAAGAGTGGTTTATGAAAACGAAGAATTTAACCTGCTTCAAGCTGCTTTAAACATAGAGGATTCTTTGGAGGATTTGCGTTACAACCACGTGATCATCGCAACCGACGCCGATGTGGACGGAATGCACATCCGACTTTTGATGATTACGTTCTTCCTGCAATTTTTCCCGGATCTAATTAAAAACGGACACCTTTATATTTTGCAAACGCCTTTATTCAGGGTTAGAAATAAAAAGGAAACGAGATATTGCTATTCTGAACCGGAAAGAATCAAAGCTTTGGAAGAATTGGGCAGAAATCCTGAAATAACACGATTCAAAGGTTTGGGAGAAATTTCGCCCGATGAGTTCAAACACTTTATTGGGAAAGATATTCGTTTAGAGCCGGTTGTCATTGGGAAAGATCAAACCATCGACCAGCTTCTGGAATTTTACATGGGAAAAAACACGCCTGACCGACAAACTTTCATCCTTGAAAATTTGGTGGTTGAAGATCCCGATATCGACAAAAAACAAGTTCTGAGTGATGCAGAATGA
- a CDS encoding DNA gyrase/topoisomerase IV subunit A, giving the protein MEEQENHHEETLKKVSGLYKDWFLDYASYVILDRAIPSIYDGFKPVQRRIMHSMRELEDGRYNKVANIVGNTMKYHPHGDASITDAMVQIGQKELLIDTQGNWGNIYTGDSAAAARYIEARLTPFALEVVFNPKTTDWAKSYDGRNNEPIDLPVKFPLLLASGVEGIGVGLSTKIMPHNFNELINASIAYLKGKKLELFPDFLTGGMLDVSNYNDGERGGKIRARARIIQKDKNTLCITELPFGKNTGDLIDSIIKANEKGKIKIKKIEDNTSDEVEINILLNSDVSPDKTIDALYAFTDCEIPISPNACVIVGDKPEFLSVSEILKRNTDHTVSLLKKELEIELHELQESWHFSSLERIFIENRIYHDIEEVKSWEEVISTIDKGLKPHTKHLLRAVTEEDITRLTEIRIKRISRFDLDKFKENILALEGKIEQVKHHLANLIAYAIDYYANIQKKYGKGKERKTELRIFDTIDATKVAVANEKFYVNKEEGFIGTSLRKDEYLFDCSDIDDIITFQKDGTMKVVKVEPKTFIGKNIEHVAVWKKNDKRTVYNMIYREGRDGPYYMKRFSVTGVTRNTDYKLASDKKGSEMLYFSANPNGEAELVTVLLKPNARIRKNKIEIDFSELAIKGRDSKGNLVTKYAVKKVDLKEEGHSTLAPRKIWFDDTVRRLNADARGTLLGTFKGDDKILTINPHGEAKLVSFDLMNRFDDEYLILEKWNPEQPITCIYFDGDKGIYFIKRFLLENTTNVQNFMPSDHPKSFVENVIVANNSIAEIIFAKDKGKEKEPETINIDEFISVKGIKAIGNQFIKDKVKSINIIIPEPTEEINEGFDVVESTEGHISFIDEDVKDEDFPEEGQIGSLFDE; this is encoded by the coding sequence ATGGAAGAACAAGAAAATCACCACGAAGAAACCCTGAAAAAAGTTTCCGGTCTTTACAAAGATTGGTTTTTAGATTATGCCTCTTATGTAATTTTAGACCGGGCAATTCCCTCGATTTACGACGGATTCAAGCCGGTTCAGCGTAGAATTATGCATTCGATGCGTGAGTTGGAAGACGGCCGTTACAACAAAGTAGCGAACATTGTAGGAAATACGATGAAGTATCATCCGCACGGAGACGCTTCAATCACCGATGCAATGGTGCAAATTGGTCAAAAAGAACTTTTAATTGATACTCAAGGAAACTGGGGAAACATTTACACCGGAGATTCTGCGGCGGCTGCAAGATATATTGAAGCGAGATTGACGCCTTTCGCTTTGGAAGTGGTTTTCAACCCGAAAACTACAGATTGGGCAAAGTCTTATGACGGCAGAAATAACGAGCCAATTGATTTGCCTGTAAAATTCCCACTGCTTCTTGCATCAGGAGTTGAAGGAATTGGGGTTGGACTTTCCACGAAGATCATGCCGCACAATTTCAACGAGTTGATTAATGCTTCCATTGCTTATTTGAAGGGCAAAAAACTTGAGCTTTTTCCTGATTTCTTGACAGGCGGAATGTTGGATGTTTCCAATTACAACGATGGTGAACGTGGCGGAAAAATTCGGGCAAGAGCAAGAATTATCCAAAAAGATAAAAATACACTTTGTATTACCGAGCTTCCTTTCGGAAAAAACACGGGAGATTTAATTGATTCCATCATCAAAGCCAACGAAAAAGGAAAGATTAAAATCAAAAAAATTGAGGACAATACTTCCGACGAAGTTGAAATCAACATCCTTTTAAACAGCGATGTTTCTCCCGATAAAACCATCGATGCGCTTTACGCTTTTACGGATTGTGAAATTCCCATTTCTCCGAATGCATGTGTGATTGTGGGCGACAAACCCGAATTTTTATCAGTATCTGAAATTCTGAAAAGAAATACGGACCACACCGTTTCTTTGCTTAAAAAAGAATTGGAAATCGAACTTCACGAACTGCAGGAAAGTTGGCATTTTTCGTCCCTCGAACGAATTTTCATCGAGAACAGAATTTACCACGATATCGAAGAAGTAAAATCTTGGGAAGAAGTTATTTCCACCATTGACAAAGGTTTAAAACCACACACCAAACATCTTTTAAGAGCAGTAACTGAAGAAGATATCACCAGATTGACCGAAATCCGAATCAAGAGAATTTCGCGTTTCGACTTGGATAAATTCAAAGAAAACATCCTCGCTTTAGAAGGAAAAATCGAGCAGGTTAAACATCATTTGGCGAATCTCATTGCTTATGCGATTGATTATTATGCCAACATTCAGAAAAAATACGGAAAAGGGAAGGAGCGTAAAACCGAACTTCGAATTTTTGACACAATTGATGCGACGAAAGTAGCGGTGGCCAACGAAAAATTTTATGTCAACAAAGAAGAAGGTTTCATTGGAACTTCCTTGAGAAAGGATGAATATCTTTTCGACTGTTCCGATATTGACGATATCATTACCTTCCAAAAAGATGGAACGATGAAAGTGGTGAAAGTAGAACCAAAAACCTTCATCGGAAAAAATATCGAACACGTCGCAGTATGGAAAAAGAACGATAAACGCACGGTTTACAATATGATTTACCGTGAAGGAAGAGACGGTCCTTACTACATGAAACGTTTTTCTGTGACAGGAGTTACCAGAAATACGGATTATAAATTAGCATCCGACAAAAAAGGTTCAGAAATGCTTTACTTCTCGGCAAATCCAAACGGTGAAGCGGAATTGGTAACGGTTTTGTTAAAACCCAACGCCAGAATCAGAAAAAATAAAATTGAAATCGATTTCTCTGAATTGGCGATAAAAGGTCGTGATTCCAAAGGAAATTTGGTCACAAAATATGCAGTAAAAAAAGTAGATTTGAAGGAAGAAGGCCATTCTACTTTGGCGCCGAGAAAAATTTGGTTTGATGATACGGTTCGTCGCTTAAACGCAGATGCACGCGGAACCTTGCTCGGAACCTTCAAAGGGGACGATAAAATTTTGACCATCAATCCACACGGTGAAGCGAAATTGGTTTCTTTCGATTTGATGAACCGTTTCGATGACGAATATTTAATCCTCGAAAAATGGAATCCTGAACAACCGATTACCTGCATTTATTTTGATGGAGATAAAGGAATTTACTTCATTAAGAGATTTTTGTTGGAAAATACCACCAATGTTCAAAACTTCATGCCATCGGACCATCCGAAATCGTTTGTAGAAAACGTGATTGTTGCGAATAATTCAATCGCTGAAATTATTTTTGCTAAAGACAAAGGCAAAGAAAAAGAACCTGAAACCATCAATATCGACGAGTTCATTTCCGTAAAAGGAATTAAAGCGATTGGAAATCAGTTTATTAAAGACAAAGTAAAATCCATCAACATCATAATTCCTGAACCGACCGAAGAAATCAACGAAGGTTTCGATGTGGTGGAATCTACGGAAGGCCACATCAGTTTCATCGATGAAGACGTGAAGGACGAGGATTTTCCGGAAGAAGGACAGATTGGAAGCTTGTTTGATGAGTAA
- a CDS encoding isoaspartyl peptidase/L-asparaginase has product MKLIIHGGFFSESDQSHEVKVAKQNSLKEIASKAFDFLKNHSAEETVVYAVSLLEDDSLFNAGIGSQIQSDGKIRMSASLMNGETQKFSGVINIENVKNPIEVAQVLMKEDDRVLGGNGAKKYATEYGFQDFSTEIPQRRKEYEEKLKNGGKGTVGCVAIDAHGNLAAATSTGGKGFELVGRISDSATVAGNYANQHCAVSCTGVGEDIVSNATAAKIVTRVSDGMTIEHAFDRTFLELKEIDGFAGAIGIDKYGNIFHKDSYPKMVFASFDGEEFEIFE; this is encoded by the coding sequence ATGAAACTAATCATCCACGGTGGATTTTTTTCCGAAAGCGACCAAAGCCACGAAGTGAAGGTTGCCAAACAAAATTCCTTGAAAGAAATCGCTTCAAAAGCTTTCGACTTTTTGAAAAATCATTCTGCGGAAGAAACAGTGGTTTATGCAGTTTCTTTGTTGGAAGATGATTCGCTTTTCAATGCAGGAATTGGTTCTCAAATTCAAAGCGACGGGAAAATCAGGATGAGTGCTTCTTTGATGAATGGCGAAACTCAAAAGTTTTCGGGTGTGATTAATATCGAAAATGTAAAAAATCCGATTGAAGTTGCCCAAGTTTTGATGAAAGAAGATGATCGAGTTTTGGGCGGAAATGGTGCGAAAAAATACGCCACAGAATATGGTTTCCAAGATTTTTCAACGGAGATTCCACAACGTAGAAAAGAATACGAAGAAAAATTAAAAAACGGCGGGAAAGGAACGGTTGGTTGTGTGGCGATCGATGCTCATGGAAATTTAGCCGCAGCAACTTCCACAGGTGGAAAAGGTTTTGAATTGGTGGGAAGAATCTCCGATTCTGCAACCGTTGCCGGCAATTACGCCAATCAACATTGCGCCGTTAGTTGCACCGGAGTTGGCGAAGACATCGTAAGCAACGCAACCGCCGCAAAAATTGTCACCCGAGTTTCTGATGGAATGACGATTGAACACGCGTTCGACCGAACTTTTCTTGAGTTAAAAGAAATCGACGGATTTGCAGGCGCCATTGGAATTGACAAATACGGAAACATTTTTCACAAAGATTCTTACCCTAAAATGGTTTTTGCAAGTTTTGATGGGGAGGAGTTTGAAATATTTGAATAA
- a CDS encoding cyanophycinase produces MRPAGKLMIIGGAVNKGSFAETDYDNNVEKNLNFFERGILRKIINESKLKEDSVIEIITTASQIPQIVGPEYKKAFEFLGAKNVNILDIQNREQANSDAMVARANAADVIMLTGGDQLRLTSILGGTRFHDAILLKYQEQDFIYAGTSAGAAAASENMIYQGSSSEALLKGEIKTTQGLGFIENVIVDTHFVQRGRIGRLFQAVVNNPRTLGIGLGEDTGLFIKDDVMTAIGSGLVILVDGRFIKDTNLTNIQLGEPISIDNLIVHVMSQNDHFDLKTKDLTIVNSQYSPIPQT; encoded by the coding sequence ATGAGACCAGCCGGAAAATTAATGATCATCGGCGGTGCCGTAAACAAAGGCAGTTTTGCGGAGACCGATTACGATAACAATGTCGAGAAAAACCTCAATTTTTTTGAAAGAGGAATCTTAAGAAAAATCATCAACGAATCCAAACTGAAGGAAGATTCTGTCATCGAAATTATTACCACTGCCTCACAAATTCCCCAAATTGTTGGACCTGAATACAAGAAGGCGTTCGAGTTTTTGGGTGCGAAAAATGTCAATATTTTGGATATTCAAAACCGTGAACAGGCTAATTCAGACGCAATGGTGGCAAGAGCAAATGCCGCAGATGTGATAATGTTGACCGGTGGTGATCAACTTCGCTTGACTTCGATTTTGGGTGGAACAAGATTTCATGATGCCATTCTTCTAAAATATCAGGAACAGGATTTTATTTACGCAGGAACTTCTGCAGGTGCAGCCGCCGCTTCGGAAAATATGATTTATCAAGGTTCGAGCAGCGAAGCGCTTTTGAAAGGCGAAATTAAAACCACACAAGGTTTAGGATTTATTGAAAATGTTATTGTTGATACGCATTTCGTGCAACGTGGAAGAATTGGAAGACTTTTTCAGGCAGTAGTCAACAATCCGCGAACTTTGGGAATAGGACTTGGTGAAGATACCGGACTTTTCATAAAAGATGACGTGATGACCGCCATTGGTTCCGGACTCGTGATTTTGGTGGACGGTAGATTTATTAAGGACACCAATTTAACCAACATTCAACTTGGAGAGCCGATTTCTATTGACAATTTGATTGTGCATGTGATGTCGCAAAACGACCATTTCGACTTGAAAACTAAAGATTTAACGATTGTGAATTCGCAGTATAGCCCGATTCCACAAACGTAA
- the cphA gene encoding cyanophycin synthetase produces MKIEKIQVLRGPNIWSIRRKKLIQMRLDLEEVEHQPTNKIPGFRERLEKLIPSLITHRCSEGVEGGFFQRVEMGTWMGHVIEHIALEIQTLAGMDTGFGRTRETKTPGVYNVVFSYIEENSGVYTAEQSVEIAQCLIDGTDYDIDACIKRLKEIRERERLGPSTGSIVEEAVARNIPWIRLGKNSLVQLGYGVNQQRFQATITGNTSSIAVDIACNKELTKKMLDDAAIPVPTGDLVVDEEDLERVIRKIGYPIVLKPLDGNHGRGQSINVNDWETAKIGLQHAQTVSRKVIVERYVTGYDFRVLVINHKMVAAARRVPANVVGDGEMNIQQLIDKENLDPRRGYGHENVLTEILVDKDTNELLEKLNYTLESVPQKGEIVYLKSTANLSTGGTSIDVTDMIHPENVTMCERVSKIIGLDVCGIDIMAENLTQPLKESGGAILEVNAAPGFRMHLAPSEGLPRNVAAPVVDMLYPQGKPVRIPIIAVTGTNGKTTTTRLIAHIVKNNGYRVGFTTSDGIYIQNTMLTKGDTTGPISAEFVLKDPTVEFAVLETARGGILRSGLGFSYCDIGVLTNIKEDHLGLSDIHNLKDLTRVKRVVLDSVKKDGWSVLNADDDYSMRLMPELDSKVALFSLDENNPHIKKFAKEGKITCVYEDGFITIKKGDWKIRVAKAHNIPITMEGKAKFMISNVLAASLATYLYGFEIEDISNSLRTFIPSAQLTPGRLNIFKFKNFKVLIDFAHNPAGYEAIEDYLKNVEASKKIGIIAGVGDRRDEDIKECGRIAGRMFDYVIIRNEKHLRGRTEEEINGLIISGMQESGSAVNYEIIPKEIEALKHAMSMAEEGTFITALSDVVSNAIDLVQEYQNKELLEEGKL; encoded by the coding sequence ATGAAAATCGAAAAAATACAGGTTTTAAGAGGTCCGAATATTTGGAGCATCCGCAGAAAAAAATTGATTCAGATGCGTTTAGATCTTGAAGAAGTTGAACATCAACCCACCAATAAAATTCCAGGATTTAGAGAAAGATTGGAAAAATTGATTCCTTCTTTGATTACGCACCGCTGTTCGGAAGGTGTTGAAGGTGGTTTCTTCCAACGTGTGGAAATGGGGACGTGGATGGGACACGTCATTGAACACATTGCCCTGGAAATTCAAACTTTGGCGGGAATGGACACCGGTTTCGGAAGAACCCGGGAAACCAAAACACCTGGAGTTTACAACGTGGTTTTCTCCTATATCGAAGAAAATTCCGGAGTTTACACTGCGGAACAATCAGTGGAAATCGCACAATGCTTAATTGATGGAACGGATTATGACATAGATGCTTGCATTAAGCGTTTGAAAGAAATTCGGGAACGTGAAAGACTTGGACCTTCAACCGGAAGTATCGTGGAAGAAGCTGTTGCGAGAAACATTCCGTGGATTCGATTGGGGAAAAATTCTTTGGTTCAATTGGGATATGGCGTAAATCAGCAACGGTTTCAGGCGACAATTACGGGTAATACAAGTTCCATCGCGGTTGATATTGCGTGCAACAAAGAACTCACGAAAAAAATGTTGGACGATGCCGCAATTCCCGTTCCGACCGGAGATTTGGTGGTGGATGAAGAAGACTTGGAAAGAGTAATTAGAAAAATCGGCTATCCCATTGTGCTGAAACCGCTCGATGGAAACCACGGAAGAGGTCAATCCATCAACGTAAACGATTGGGAAACAGCGAAAATAGGTTTGCAACATGCACAAACCGTCTCAAGAAAAGTGATTGTCGAAAGATATGTTACAGGCTACGATTTCAGAGTTTTGGTTATAAATCATAAAATGGTTGCTGCTGCGAGAAGAGTTCCAGCAAATGTTGTAGGAGACGGCGAAATGAACATTCAACAACTGATCGATAAAGAAAATCTCGACCCAAGAAGAGGTTATGGTCATGAAAATGTTTTAACCGAAATCTTGGTGGATAAAGACACGAACGAACTTTTAGAAAAACTTAATTACACTTTAGAAAGCGTACCCCAAAAAGGAGAAATCGTATATTTAAAATCTACGGCAAATCTTTCTACTGGGGGAACCTCGATTGATGTGACCGACATGATTCACCCCGAAAATGTCACCATGTGCGAAAGGGTTTCAAAAATAATTGGACTTGATGTTTGCGGAATCGACATCATGGCGGAAAATCTTACGCAACCCTTAAAAGAAAGTGGCGGTGCGATTTTGGAAGTCAACGCAGCTCCCGGATTTAGAATGCACCTCGCTCCAAGTGAAGGTTTGCCGAGAAACGTTGCCGCTCCTGTTGTCGATATGCTTTATCCACAAGGAAAACCGGTGAGAATCCCAATCATCGCTGTAACCGGAACCAACGGCAAAACAACCACGACAAGATTAATCGCACACATTGTAAAAAATAACGGTTATCGAGTAGGTTTCACCACTTCTGATGGAATTTACATTCAGAATACCATGCTTACAAAAGGTGATACAACCGGACCAATTTCCGCTGAATTTGTTCTGAAAGATCCAACGGTGGAATTTGCCGTTTTGGAAACTGCAAGAGGTGGAATTTTGCGTTCAGGATTGGGTTTCAGTTATTGCGACATCGGTGTTTTGACGAATATTAAAGAAGACCATTTAGGTTTGAGCGACATCCACAATTTGAAGGATTTAACGCGTGTAAAAAGAGTTGTTCTCGATTCCGTAAAAAAAGACGGGTGGAGTGTTTTGAATGCAGACGACGACTATTCCATGAGATTGATGCCGGAATTGGATTCCAAAGTCGCACTCTTTAGTTTGGATGAAAACAATCCACACATCAAAAAATTCGCGAAAGAGGGAAAAATTACCTGTGTTTACGAAGATGGTTTCATCACCATTAAAAAAGGCGACTGGAAAATTCGTGTTGCTAAAGCTCACAACATTCCAATCACAATGGAAGGAAAGGCGAAATTTATGATTTCCAATGTTTTGGCGGCAAGTTTGGCGACTTACCTTTATGGGTTTGAGATTGAGGATATTTCAAATTCATTGCGAACTTTTATTCCGAGTGCACAATTAACTCCGGGAAGACTGAATATTTTTAAATTTAAGAATTTCAAGGTTCTGATTGATTTCGCACACAATCCTGCAGGTTATGAAGCCATAGAAGATTATCTGAAAAATGTGGAAGCATCCAAAAAAATTGGAATTATTGCCGGTGTAGGAGATCGAAGAGATGAAGACATCAAAGAATGCGGAAGGATTGCTGGAAGAATGTTCGATTATGTGATTATTCGTAACGAGAAGCACTTGCGTGGCAGAACTGAAGAAGAAATCAACGGCCTTATTATTTCTGGAATGCAGGAATCGGGTAGTGCGGTGAATTATGAAATTATTCCAAAAGAAATTGAAGCCTTGAAGCACGCAATGAGCATGGCGGAAGAAGGAACCTTTATCACTGCACTTTCCGACGTAGTTTCTAATGCAATCGACTTGGTTCAGGAATATCAGAACAAGGAGCTTTTAGAGGAAGGTAAACTTTAA